From Brochothrix thermosphacta DSM 20171 = FSL F6-1036, a single genomic window includes:
- the sufC gene encoding Fe-S cluster assembly ATPase SufC, producing the protein MSTLQIKDLHVSIEGKEILKGVNLTMNSGEVHAIMGPNGTGKSTLSSAVMGHPSYEVTSGEILLDGEDVLEMEVDERARAGLFLAMQYPSEVTGITNAEFIRSAINARREEGDELPIMKYLKQLDKTMAGLEMTEEMAERYVNEGFSGGEKKRNEILQMMMIKPKFAILDEIDSGLDIDALKIVSKGVNEMRGGEFGCMIITHYQRLLNYITPDHVHVMMNGKIALSGGPELAKRLEAEGYEGIRSELGIELDVKEEAND; encoded by the coding sequence ATGAGCACGTTACAAATTAAAGACTTACACGTATCAATTGAAGGCAAAGAAATCCTAAAAGGTGTTAATCTTACGATGAATTCTGGAGAGGTTCATGCAATCATGGGACCAAACGGAACAGGTAAATCGACACTATCGTCTGCAGTAATGGGACACCCCTCATACGAAGTAACTTCTGGAGAAATTCTTTTAGACGGTGAAGATGTATTAGAGATGGAAGTAGATGAACGTGCACGCGCGGGTCTCTTTTTAGCGATGCAATACCCAAGTGAAGTAACGGGTATCACTAATGCTGAATTTATTCGTTCAGCAATCAATGCTCGTCGTGAAGAAGGCGACGAATTACCAATCATGAAATATCTTAAACAATTAGATAAAACAATGGCTGGTTTGGAAATGACTGAAGAAATGGCTGAACGTTATGTAAACGAAGGCTTTTCTGGTGGTGAAAAGAAACGTAATGAAATTTTACAAATGATGATGATTAAACCTAAATTTGCGATTCTTGATGAAATCGATTCTGGTTTAGATATCGATGCATTAAAAATCGTTTCAAAAGGTGTGAATGAAATGCGCGGCGGCGAATTTGGCTGCATGATTATTACGCATTATCAACGTCTATTAAACTATATTACACCTGATCATGTACACGTTATGATGAATGGTAAAATTGCTCTTTCTGGCGGACCAGAATTAGCGAAACGTCTTGAAGCTGAAGGTTATGAAGGTATCCGTTCTGAATTGGGTATTGAACTTGATGTTAAAGAAGAAGCAAACGACTAA
- the sufD gene encoding Fe-S cluster assembly protein SufD → MVLQTIETIDPAFITSFAEKTAEPSWLTDLRIKAWGKAEEMDLPYVDKTKIKRWNFTKFSQYASFGKTAYGTNLPEAVTDVVDVNDAEMSVYIQQDQTPLHLHLSQEAIDKGVIIKDLATALKENSELVKEYFMTTAVKFDENRLTAFHAALVNGGLFIYVPKNVELESPIQAVFVQKDDRKPFINHVIIVADESSKLTYVENYVGQTGKGRAIANIVSEVIAKDNATVTYGAVDTLGVNVTTYLNRRGHVLRDASLDWALGVMNNGNTVINHLTNLVGNNSSSDVKTVTVGTGKQTQNFTTEIRQYGLASVGMILKHGVVLDSSTSIFNGIGHIMHNAKGADAQQESRVLMLSDLARGDANPILLIDEDEVTAGHAASVGRVDPEALFYLQSRGLSLYEAERLVIHGFLNPVVDQLPIKRVRELLSNVIEGKVKR, encoded by the coding sequence ATGGTCTTACAAACAATTGAAACCATTGATCCTGCGTTCATCACGTCTTTTGCGGAAAAAACAGCAGAACCTTCTTGGTTAACTGATTTACGTATTAAAGCATGGGGAAAAGCAGAAGAAATGGATTTACCGTATGTTGATAAAACAAAGATTAAACGTTGGAATTTCACGAAATTTAGCCAATACGCAAGTTTTGGGAAAACCGCATATGGAACAAATTTACCAGAAGCAGTAACAGATGTTGTGGATGTTAACGATGCTGAAATGTCAGTCTATATTCAACAAGATCAAACACCGTTGCATTTACATTTATCACAAGAAGCAATCGATAAAGGTGTCATCATCAAAGATTTAGCGACTGCTTTAAAAGAAAATAGCGAACTAGTAAAAGAGTATTTCATGACGACAGCTGTTAAATTTGATGAGAATCGTTTGACTGCTTTTCATGCTGCATTGGTTAACGGTGGTCTTTTTATCTACGTACCAAAAAATGTTGAGTTAGAATCACCAATTCAAGCTGTATTTGTACAAAAAGATGACCGTAAACCGTTTATCAATCATGTGATAATTGTTGCTGATGAAAGCTCTAAATTAACATATGTAGAAAACTATGTTGGTCAAACAGGTAAAGGGCGTGCAATCGCTAATATCGTTTCAGAAGTTATTGCGAAAGATAATGCAACGGTAACATATGGTGCTGTTGATACTTTAGGTGTGAATGTCACGACTTATCTTAACCGTCGCGGTCATGTATTACGTGACGCTAGTCTTGATTGGGCTTTGGGCGTTATGAATAATGGTAACACTGTGATTAATCACTTAACCAACCTTGTAGGAAACAATTCAAGTAGTGATGTTAAAACAGTAACCGTCGGAACAGGGAAACAAACACAAAACTTTACTACAGAAATTCGTCAGTATGGCCTAGCTTCTGTAGGGATGATCTTAAAACATGGGGTTGTACTCGATTCATCAACATCGATTTTTAACGGTATTGGTCATATTATGCACAATGCTAAAGGTGCTGATGCACAACAAGAATCACGTGTTTTAATGTTGAGTGATTTAGCGCGTGGTGATGCTAATCCGATTCTATTAATTGATGAAGATGAAGTAACAGCAGGACATGCTGCATCTGTTGGTCGTGTTGATCCAGAAGCACTCTTTTATCTACAAAGTCGTGGTTTAAGTTTATATGAAGCTGAACGCTTAGTTATTCATGGTTTCCTTAATCCAGTGGTTGATCAATTACCAATTAAACGTGTTCGTGAACTACTTTCGAATGTTATTGAAGGGAAAGTGAAGCGCTAA
- a CDS encoding cysteine desulfurase — MNISSVRNDFPILKQEVNEQTLVYLDNAATSQKPQIVIDAVSKYYETTNSNVHRGVHTLGSQATDMYEGAREKIREFINAAETAEIIYTRGTTAAINIVATSFGIANLSAEDEIVISPAEHHSNLIPWQQVARITGATLRYFELESDGTLSLEKAAAAINHRTKIVALAHASNVLGTINPIKEVAAMAHAEDAIIIVDGAQAVPHMSVDVQALDVDFYAFSGHKMMGPTGIGVLYGKRELLEEMEPVEFGGEMIDFVTLDDATWKELPWKFEAGTPIIAGAIGLGAAIDYLKELGMDTVAQHGEEIITYALEQLTAIEGLEIHGPIDPKKRTALISFNVSDIHPHDLSTVLDEQGIAIRAGHHCAQPLMKWLGASATARASFYVYNTKEEVDSLVKAIELTKEYFGYGEA; from the coding sequence ATGAATATTTCGTCTGTCAGAAACGATTTTCCGATTTTAAAGCAGGAGGTAAATGAGCAAACGTTAGTGTATCTTGATAACGCTGCGACGTCTCAGAAGCCACAAATCGTCATTGATGCCGTATCGAAGTACTATGAAACAACTAATAGTAATGTACATCGTGGCGTCCATACGCTCGGTTCTCAAGCGACAGACATGTATGAAGGCGCACGCGAAAAAATACGTGAATTTATCAATGCTGCTGAAACAGCAGAAATTATATACACGCGTGGAACCACTGCAGCAATTAACATTGTTGCAACGAGTTTCGGTATCGCTAATTTATCCGCAGAAGATGAAATTGTTATCTCACCAGCAGAGCATCATAGTAATCTCATCCCTTGGCAACAGGTGGCGCGTATTACTGGTGCCACATTACGCTACTTTGAACTCGAATCCGATGGTACATTATCATTAGAAAAAGCAGCGGCAGCTATTAATCATCGCACTAAGATTGTAGCATTAGCCCATGCTTCTAATGTGTTAGGAACAATTAATCCCATCAAAGAAGTTGCGGCAATGGCGCATGCTGAAGATGCAATCATTATTGTTGATGGTGCCCAAGCTGTACCGCATATGTCTGTCGATGTTCAAGCGCTTGATGTTGATTTTTATGCTTTTTCAGGGCATAAAATGATGGGTCCAACGGGTATAGGCGTTCTTTACGGTAAGCGTGAATTACTTGAAGAGATGGAACCTGTTGAGTTTGGTGGCGAAATGATTGATTTTGTGACATTAGACGATGCTACGTGGAAAGAATTACCGTGGAAATTTGAAGCTGGCACACCGATTATCGCAGGAGCGATTGGTTTGGGTGCTGCGATTGATTACTTAAAAGAACTTGGTATGGATACAGTAGCGCAACACGGTGAAGAGATTATTACATATGCATTGGAACAACTGACGGCTATTGAAGGGCTTGAAATTCATGGACCCATTGATCCGAAGAAACGCACAGCATTAATCTCATTTAACGTCAGCGATATTCATCCACACGATCTTTCAACTGTATTAGATGAGCAAGGCATTGCTATTCGTGCAGGACATCACTGTGCTCAACCATTGATGAAATGGCTTGGAGCCTCTGCGACTGCGCGTGCAAGTTTTTACGTGTATAATACGAAAGAAGAAGTTGACTCGCTCGTTAAAGCAATCGAGCTAACAAAGGAGTATTTTGGTTATGGTGAAGCGTAA
- the sufU gene encoding Fe-S cluster assembly sulfur transfer protein SufU — MVKRNLDQLYRQVILEHYRKPRNSGELETQTHKIEMNNPTCGDQIFLNLYVQDGIIKDAKFTGSGCSISIASASMMTETIKGLTIEKALLVSRDFSEMMQGHTHEHLSEENEELEVLAGVSQFPARIKCATLAWKAMEKAVAVDKTTK, encoded by the coding sequence ATGGTGAAGCGTAATTTAGATCAATTATACCGACAAGTAATTTTAGAACACTATCGCAAACCACGAAATAGTGGGGAGCTTGAAACACAAACACATAAAATTGAAATGAATAACCCAACATGTGGCGATCAGATCTTTTTGAATCTTTATGTACAAGACGGCATTATTAAAGATGCTAAATTTACTGGATCAGGCTGTTCGATTTCGATTGCCTCTGCTTCAATGATGACTGAAACCATCAAGGGGCTAACTATCGAAAAAGCATTATTGGTCTCACGAGATTTTTCAGAGATGATGCAAGGTCATACACATGAACATTTGAGTGAAGAAAATGAAGAACTTGAAGTACTAGCAGGGGTTTCACAATTTCCCGCACGTATTAAATGTGCAACACTCGCTTGGAAAGCAATGGAAAAAGCAGTTGCTGTTGATAAAACTACGAAATAA
- the sufB gene encoding Fe-S cluster assembly protein SufB encodes MAPKMPELSEYEYGFHDKDVSVFRTERGLTAEIVTEISNMKEEPQWMLDFRLRSLEQFYKMPMPQWGGDLSELKFEDITYYVKPSEGTVSDWDEVPAEIKATFDKLGIPEAEQKYLAGASAQYESEVVYHNMQKDLEDKGVIFKDTGSALRENEELFREYFGKIIPPQDNKFSALNSAVWSGGSFIYCPPGVKVETPLQAYFRINSPNMGQFERTLIIVDEGGSINYVEGCTAPVYTTNSLHSAVVEIMVKEGGYCRYTTIQNWANNVYNLVTKRTFCDANATMEWIDGNIGSKLTMKYPSVYLRGEGARGTTLTIAIGGRGQRQDTGTKMIHLAPNTSSSIISKSIAKQGGNVTYRGIVHFGRKAKNARSNIECDTLIMDHESTSDTIPYNEILNSQISLEHEAKVSRVSEEQLFYLMSRGLTEIEATEMIVMGFIEPFTKELPMEYAVEMNRLIKFEMEGSIG; translated from the coding sequence ATGGCTCCGAAAATGCCAGAATTGAGCGAATACGAATATGGCTTTCATGATAAAGATGTCTCTGTTTTCCGAACAGAACGTGGCTTAACAGCTGAAATCGTTACTGAAATATCTAATATGAAGGAAGAACCACAATGGATGTTAGATTTCCGTTTACGTTCGCTTGAACAATTTTATAAAATGCCAATGCCACAATGGGGTGGTGATTTATCAGAATTGAAATTTGAGGATATTACCTACTATGTAAAACCATCAGAAGGAACAGTAAGTGATTGGGATGAAGTCCCAGCTGAAATTAAAGCGACTTTTGATAAATTAGGTATTCCAGAAGCAGAGCAAAAATATTTAGCAGGTGCATCTGCACAATATGAATCTGAAGTTGTTTACCACAACATGCAAAAAGATCTTGAAGATAAGGGTGTTATTTTTAAAGATACTGGTTCCGCTTTACGTGAAAATGAAGAGCTTTTCCGTGAGTACTTTGGTAAGATTATTCCGCCACAAGACAATAAATTTTCAGCATTAAACTCAGCCGTATGGTCAGGTGGCTCGTTTATTTATTGCCCTCCAGGTGTGAAAGTTGAAACGCCATTACAAGCTTATTTCCGTATTAACTCACCAAACATGGGACAATTTGAGCGTACGCTTATTATTGTTGATGAAGGTGGTTCAATAAACTATGTTGAAGGGTGTACAGCACCTGTTTATACAACGAACTCATTGCATTCAGCTGTTGTTGAAATCATGGTTAAAGAAGGCGGTTATTGCCGTTATACAACAATCCAAAACTGGGCAAATAACGTTTATAACCTCGTAACAAAACGTACTTTCTGTGATGCTAACGCAACAATGGAATGGATTGATGGAAATATCGGTTCTAAATTGACGATGAAATATCCATCTGTGTATCTCCGTGGAGAAGGTGCGCGTGGGACAACGTTAACAATTGCAATCGGTGGACGAGGTCAACGTCAGGATACAGGTACTAAAATGATTCACTTAGCGCCTAATACGTCTTCGTCAATAATTTCTAAATCAATTGCGAAACAAGGTGGTAATGTTACTTACCGTGGGATTGTTCACTTTGGTCGTAAAGCTAAAAATGCACGCTCTAATATTGAGTGTGATACGTTAATTATGGATCATGAATCAACATCAGATACAATTCCATATAACGAAATTCTCAACAGCCAAATTTCTTTAGAGCATGAAGCAAAAGTTTCACGTGTATCAGAAGAGCAATTGTTCTACTTGATGAGCCGTGGTCTAACTGAAATTGAAGCAACTGAAATGATCGTTATGGGATTCATCGAACCCTTTACAAAAGAATTACCAATGGAATATGCCGTTGAAATGAACCGCCTCATCAAGTTTGAGATGGAAGGATCAATCGGTTAA
- a CDS encoding GntR family transcriptional regulator encodes MLKYQEIANQIEEYIRVSKLEQGEKLPSLEDLITNYEVSKNTVIKALSILEKNGVIYQVRGSGIFVRRQNRKGYINLINNKGFTDDLADFNLSANVLEVKTILPTQEVSDNLKCSLTQEVYYVKRIRFINKQALCIEESYFNKEYVPYLNKEIVEDSIFHYLKETLKLKVRFSDKYLRIGQLNQTEASYLNLNTHDPALHVDELFYLMSGEPFDFSKMTYNYNHSQFFIQSSGMDK; translated from the coding sequence ATGCTTAAGTACCAAGAAATTGCCAATCAAATCGAAGAATACATTAGGGTTTCAAAGTTAGAACAAGGGGAAAAATTACCGAGTTTAGAGGATTTAATTACAAACTACGAGGTGAGTAAGAATACAGTTATTAAAGCCTTATCCATTTTAGAAAAAAATGGCGTCATTTATCAAGTACGTGGGAGTGGTATTTTTGTAAGACGCCAAAATCGTAAAGGTTATATTAACTTAATTAATAATAAAGGATTTACCGATGATTTAGCAGATTTTAATCTTTCAGCAAATGTACTTGAAGTAAAAACAATACTACCCACACAAGAAGTAAGCGATAATCTAAAATGCTCTTTGACACAAGAAGTCTATTACGTTAAACGTATCCGTTTTATTAATAAACAGGCTCTTTGTATTGAAGAATCCTACTTCAATAAAGAATATGTTCCTTATCTCAATAAAGAAATTGTCGAAGATTCTATTTTTCATTATTTAAAAGAGACACTTAAATTAAAGGTCCGTTTTTCTGATAAATATTTACGAATCGGTCAGTTAAATCAGACTGAAGCCAGTTATTTAAATTTAAACACACATGATCCGGCTTTACACGTTGATGAACTGTTTTATTTAATGAGCGGTGAACCCTTTGATTTTTCAAAAATGACCTATAACTACAACCATTCGCAGTTTTTCATACAATCTAGTGGAATGGATAAATAA
- a CDS encoding 6-phospho-beta-glucosidase — MKTSLPKDFLWGGALAAHQFEGGWNKGGKGASVVDVMTAGAHGVAREITETVEADKFYPNHEAIDFYHHYKEDIALFSEMGLNCLRTSIAWTRIFPTGIEEEPNEAGLQFYDDVFDELIKHKIEPIITLSHFEIPLYIAQEYGGFRDKRVVDLFAKFAEVCFTRYQHKVKYWMTFNEINNQMDTNTPLFLWTNSGVTVKPGENAKEVMYTVAHHELLASAKAVAIGKKINPDFEIGCMVSHVPIYPYSCRPADIMAAEEAMRQRFFFADVHCRGAYPNYALKEFEREGYDITITEEDKDILQNGTVDYIGFSYYMSTVVKADITQDNTGNVVNGGLANGVENPYIESSDWGWAIDPTGLRYTMNRLYDRYQLPLFIVENGFGAIDELEEDGKIHDDTRIDYLKKHIDALELAVTYDGVPLIGYTPWGIIDLVSFTTGEMKKRYGMIYVDRDNEGNGSMKRYKKDSFEWYKKVIATNGKKR, encoded by the coding sequence ATGAAAACATCATTACCAAAAGATTTTTTATGGGGTGGCGCATTAGCAGCGCATCAATTTGAAGGTGGTTGGAATAAAGGTGGAAAAGGCGCAAGTGTGGTAGATGTGATGACTGCGGGAGCACATGGTGTTGCTCGAGAAATTACAGAAACAGTAGAGGCGGATAAGTTTTATCCAAATCATGAGGCCATTGATTTTTATCACCATTATAAGGAAGATATTGCGCTCTTTTCTGAGATGGGGTTGAACTGTTTACGTACATCAATTGCCTGGACACGAATCTTCCCCACAGGCATCGAAGAAGAACCAAATGAAGCAGGTTTACAATTTTATGATGATGTATTTGATGAATTAATTAAACATAAAATAGAACCTATCATCACGTTATCACATTTTGAAATTCCTTTGTATATTGCCCAAGAATATGGTGGTTTCCGTGATAAGCGAGTGGTTGACCTTTTTGCGAAATTTGCCGAAGTATGTTTTACTCGTTATCAACATAAGGTGAAATATTGGATGACGTTTAATGAAATAAATAATCAAATGGATACCAACACGCCTTTGTTTTTATGGACGAATTCAGGTGTAACGGTGAAACCTGGAGAAAATGCCAAAGAAGTGATGTACACCGTGGCTCATCATGAATTATTAGCAAGTGCTAAAGCTGTAGCTATCGGTAAAAAAATCAATCCGGATTTTGAAATAGGTTGTATGGTCTCACATGTACCTATCTATCCCTATTCATGTCGTCCAGCGGATATAATGGCTGCCGAAGAAGCGATGCGTCAACGTTTCTTCTTTGCAGATGTTCATTGTCGTGGTGCTTATCCCAACTATGCATTGAAAGAATTTGAACGTGAAGGATACGATATTACAATCACAGAAGAAGATAAAGACATTTTGCAAAATGGTACTGTTGATTATATTGGGTTTAGCTACTATATGTCGACCGTTGTAAAAGCAGATATTACTCAAGATAATACGGGAAATGTCGTTAATGGTGGACTCGCAAATGGTGTTGAAAACCCTTATATTGAATCAAGTGATTGGGGTTGGGCGATTGATCCAACTGGCTTACGTTATACAATGAACCGTCTCTATGATCGTTATCAATTGCCGTTATTTATTGTGGAAAATGGTTTTGGTGCGATTGATGAATTAGAAGAAGATGGCAAGATTCATGATGACACTCGTATTGATTACTTGAAGAAACATATTGATGCACTTGAATTAGCGGTGACTTATGATGGTGTACCATTGATTGGTTATACGCCATGGGGAATTATCGATTTAGTATCATTTACAACAGGAGAAATGAAAAAACGTTATGGGATGATTTATGTTGATCGTGATAATGAAGGGAACGGCTCAATGAAACGTTATAAAAAAGATTCCTTTGAATGGTACAAAAAAGTAATTGCAACGAATGGTAAAAAACGCTAA
- a CDS encoding LysR family transcriptional regulator, protein MKLSTLKYFVTVATENSFTKASEKLYISQPTLSRRIQELELELNIELFIRHSHGLKLSLAGEQFLLEVTKVLKSVDQLTHMFDPQSTADKTPQILKVGYLSNFNMGKMYELFELFKMACPETQFLLQQDTPMNLADGLTNGHYDIVFNLLTYVQTNQTIDYTIFIKNNLQIALPIEHPLSSRKKITFSDLSQESFILLERQHSPVIVDYVINQGIKNGFNLKANAYVKDLDEGLSMVSVGNGLSFLYSGMNDGSLADKYHIKIIDLESTNSDQNIVAALNTTNNSSLLKTFFEFIKHNSYNL, encoded by the coding sequence ATGAAGTTATCTACCTTAAAATATTTTGTAACTGTTGCTACTGAAAATAGTTTTACAAAAGCTTCTGAAAAACTATACATTTCACAACCTACTTTAAGCAGGCGCATACAGGAATTAGAATTAGAATTAAACATAGAATTATTTATTCGACATTCCCATGGATTAAAATTATCGCTTGCAGGAGAACAGTTTTTATTAGAAGTAACCAAGGTTTTAAAAAGTGTTGATCAATTAACTCATATGTTTGACCCCCAATCGACTGCCGATAAAACGCCACAGATTTTAAAAGTAGGCTATCTTTCGAATTTCAATATGGGAAAAATGTATGAGTTATTTGAGCTTTTTAAAATGGCTTGTCCTGAAACTCAATTTTTACTACAACAGGACACACCGATGAATTTAGCAGATGGTTTAACTAATGGCCATTATGATATTGTGTTCAATTTACTCACTTATGTTCAAACAAATCAAACGATTGATTATACTATCTTCATCAAAAATAATTTGCAAATTGCTTTACCTATTGAACACCCCTTAAGCTCTAGAAAAAAAATTACTTTTTCTGATTTAAGCCAAGAATCATTCATTTTACTAGAAAGACAACACTCTCCTGTAATTGTAGATTACGTCATTAACCAAGGTATTAAAAATGGTTTCAATCTAAAAGCTAACGCTTACGTTAAGGACCTTGATGAAGGCTTATCAATGGTTTCAGTGGGAAATGGGCTATCATTTTTATACTCAGGAATGAATGATGGCTCTTTAGCAGATAAGTATCATATCAAAATTATTGATTTAGAAAGCACTAACAGCGATCAAAATATTGTCGCAGCACTTAATACAACCAACAATTCTTCGCTACTCAAGACATTTTTTGAATTCATCAAACATAACTCCTATAATTTATAA
- a CDS encoding LacI family DNA-binding transcriptional regulator, whose product MVVKLTDVAELAGVSATTVSRVINNYGYLSKKTIDKVHSAMRELNYQPNSLARSLQGKSTMLIGLVFPSVRHPFYGELIENLERKLFAKGYKVILCDSEKDPEKEREYLRMLSANQVDGVIAGSHNLNIDEYQNVTLPIISFDRFLAPGIPIVSSNNFEGGKAATEALIARGAKNIAIITGANDTASPSDYRFDGYKAVMDAQNLETNGIRLKSDSSELLKQIEIEKLLKDESIDGIFCTDDLTAVTVINIATRIGINVPTDLKVVGYDGTKLLHQLAPYLSTVVQPIDEMCDVMIELLMKRIEDADVILEETYSLPARVALSESC is encoded by the coding sequence ATGGTAGTGAAATTAACAGACGTTGCAGAGCTCGCAGGCGTAAGTGCCACAACTGTTAGTCGTGTAATTAATAACTATGGTTATTTAAGTAAAAAAACAATCGATAAAGTTCATTCAGCGATGCGTGAATTGAACTATCAACCAAATAGCCTCGCTCGTAGCTTGCAAGGTAAAAGCACCATGCTGATTGGTCTGGTATTCCCATCTGTACGTCATCCCTTTTATGGTGAGCTGATCGAAAATCTCGAACGAAAACTTTTTGCCAAAGGATACAAAGTCATCTTGTGCGATAGCGAGAAAGATCCTGAAAAAGAGCGTGAGTATTTGCGAATGTTATCGGCAAATCAGGTAGATGGTGTTATCGCTGGTAGTCACAATCTCAACATTGATGAATATCAAAATGTTACCCTGCCAATCATCTCTTTCGATCGTTTTTTAGCTCCAGGGATTCCGATTGTTTCATCAAATAACTTTGAAGGTGGTAAAGCTGCCACTGAAGCATTAATCGCTCGTGGCGCAAAAAATATCGCTATTATTACAGGTGCTAACGACACTGCTTCCCCTAGTGATTACCGTTTTGATGGTTACAAAGCAGTGATGGATGCACAGAACCTCGAAACAAATGGCATCCGCTTAAAAAGTGATTCATCTGAACTTTTAAAGCAGATTGAAATTGAAAAACTATTGAAAGATGAGTCTATTGATGGTATTTTTTGTACAGATGACTTAACAGCAGTCACAGTTATCAATATTGCCACAAGAATCGGCATCAATGTCCCAACTGACTTAAAAGTTGTGGGTTATGATGGCACTAAACTTCTCCATCAACTAGCTCCTTATCTCTCAACAGTCGTTCAACCTATCGATGAGATGTGTGATGTCATGATAGAATTATTAATGAAACGAATCGAAGATGCTGATGTTATTTTAGAAGAAACATATAGTCTACCCGCGCGTGTTGCACTTTCGGAATCATGTTAG
- a CDS encoding sucrose-6-phosphate hydrolase produces the protein MEKIITEWTSELRYLPYEKWNATYKENLKKTVAQSKWRLAYHIQPETGLLNDPNGFSYFNGKWQLFYQSFPFGGAHGLKSWAHLTSTDLVHWEYEGLALKPDTPFDSHGVYSGSALPIDDQLFLFYTGNVRDKDWTRHAYQNGAWMDTNGTVTKISQPLFPENPHYTDDFRDPMIFPYNNGFAMVIGAKNLEGEGKILTYFSADKDVKNFKQLGELTFTTKPLGYMVECPNLVFIDNKPLLLFCPQGLDKNIKEYDNVFPNMYVVADEFDIANNELINPSSLANLDEGFDVYATQAFNAPDGRALAVSWIGLPDITYPTDTEGWSNCLSLVKELTLKNGELFQYPVSETLNLRQKQTKLTAGTTNIKSTAYELAVEVPAGEVSTLTLFANEKNSRGLLLTIDANHGKITLDRSNVGIPFAEAFGHVRTAEVSKEKNITVNIFADTSVIEIYINQGERTLTGRFFPDTDQTYLHLKNIKTASFYHLERTNN, from the coding sequence ATGGAAAAGATAATCACTGAATGGACAAGCGAACTTCGTTATCTCCCGTATGAAAAATGGAATGCTACATATAAAGAAAATTTAAAAAAGACAGTTGCTCAATCTAAATGGCGACTTGCATATCATATACAGCCTGAAACGGGTTTATTGAACGACCCCAATGGCTTTTCCTATTTCAATGGGAAATGGCAATTATTTTATCAATCTTTCCCATTCGGCGGTGCACATGGTTTAAAGAGTTGGGCACATCTTACTTCGACTGATTTAGTTCATTGGGAATACGAAGGTCTCGCTTTAAAACCAGATACACCCTTCGACTCACACGGTGTTTACTCAGGTTCGGCTTTACCAATTGATGACCAGCTGTTTCTATTTTACACAGGAAATGTACGTGATAAAGATTGGACACGTCATGCGTATCAAAACGGTGCTTGGATGGACACCAATGGGACTGTTACAAAAATTTCTCAGCCACTATTCCCCGAAAATCCTCACTATACAGATGATTTTCGCGATCCGATGATATTTCCTTACAACAATGGATTTGCCATGGTTATTGGAGCCAAAAATTTAGAAGGAGAAGGGAAAATCCTTACTTATTTTTCGGCAGACAAAGATGTTAAAAATTTCAAACAGCTTGGTGAATTAACTTTTACTACAAAGCCTTTAGGTTATATGGTGGAATGTCCCAACCTAGTATTTATCGATAACAAACCTCTCCTTTTATTTTGCCCTCAAGGTTTAGATAAAAACATCAAAGAGTATGATAATGTTTTCCCCAACATGTATGTTGTCGCAGATGAGTTTGATATTGCAAACAATGAATTAATCAATCCGTCGTCATTGGCTAACTTAGATGAGGGCTTTGATGTCTATGCTACACAAGCTTTTAATGCACCCGATGGACGTGCGCTTGCAGTAAGTTGGATTGGTTTACCCGATATAACTTATCCTACCGACACAGAAGGATGGTCAAATTGTTTAAGTTTAGTTAAAGAGCTGACGCTAAAAAACGGGGAATTATTCCAATATCCTGTTTCAGAAACACTTAACCTGCGTCAGAAACAAACTAAATTAACAGCTGGTACCACTAACATAAAAAGCACTGCTTACGAATTAGCAGTTGAAGTGCCTGCTGGCGAAGTAAGTACACTCACTCTGTTTGCTAATGAAAAAAATAGTCGTGGCTTACTGCTTACAATCGATGCGAATCATGGTAAAATTACCCTTGATAGAAGTAATGTTGGCATTCCTTTTGCAGAAGCATTTGGTCATGTTCGTACCGCTGAAGTTTCTAAAGAAAAAAACATCACAGTCAATATTTTCGCAGATACTTCGGTCATTGAAATATACATCAATCAAGGTGAGCGAACACTGACTGGTCGTTTCTTCCCTGATACAGATCAAACATACCTTCATCTAAAAAACATAAAAACGGCTTCATTCTATCATTTAGAAAGAACTAACAACTAA